A region of Argentina anserina chromosome 5, drPotAnse1.1, whole genome shotgun sequence DNA encodes the following proteins:
- the LOC126793651 gene encoding uncharacterized protein LOC126793651, with protein sequence MEEFSCPRLDISNTVRKKRSQTFRRPLQPSPEIHDQSPLSSSTRSDELSKVSSDENGGCDTNSKRKELSLNECIARVTSPGGHGEKPLKKDRKDGGFNSFYNNEPGRNGISNKRSREGVLAPANWKSSSTVKDDVILDSRSAGAANGGSPSTRLSGSDAFGNENKVKKVKLKVGGTTRTIQDNSAVNGTKQEASSTKLSRASDVSRPRQKQNVLSNSDDNHSHLDKKSGLKGIPWKDFSRSGINLGKDQDHSTMVRTSGKNMSGKEGDKSEPVRKSKRVPKRRVLDGEFGDDEEDDEIRYLENLKTSKVTGGFREEDDEESSRKHRKLSVVSSIDNAGPSRSGKDLKRKSRTDRVSGDTDYEEENLLSDGEQLEGKKKEKKEAVEPLLDGKREMVLTTRQRALQSSKDASSSLGSSLIEFPNGLPPAAPRKQKEKSTEYDQQMKKAEAAQRRRMQIEKATQESMDEAIKKIRGQDSGRKKKEDKIKKRQEELAQEKAANAMALASSTIRYVMGPNGTTLTFPDDMGLPSLFDPKPCSYPPLREKCAGPFCTNPYKYRDSKSKLPLCSLRCYKAVQDKTETETTC encoded by the exons ATGGAAGAGTTTAGCTGTCCTAGATTGGATATCAGCAACACtgtgagaaagaaaagaagccAAACTTTTCGCCGACCACTACAACCATCACCTGAAATTCATGACCAGTCGCCACTGTCATCATCAACACGTTCAGATGAATTGAGCAAGGTCTCTAGTGATGAGAATGGTGGTTGTGATACCAACTCTAAGCGGAAAGAATTGAGTCTTAATGAGTGTATAGCTAGAGTTACTTCTCCTGGGGGTCATGGTGAAAAACCCCtaaaaaaagatagaaaggATGGAGGGTTTAATTCATTTTACAATAATGAGCCAGGTCGAAATGGGATCAGTAATAAACGCTCTAGGGAAGGTGTCCTTGCCCCTGCTAATTGGAAAAGTTCAAGCACAGTGAAGGATGATGTGATATTAGATTCCAGAAGTGCAGGTGCAGCAAATGGTGGAAGTCCAAGTACTAGGCTGTCAGGATCAGATGCATTTGGAAATGAGAATAAGGTTAAAAAGGTCAAGCTCAAGGTTGGTGGTACGACCCGAACAATTCAAGACAATTCTGCAGTCAATGGTACAAAACAGGAGGCTTCTTCTACAAAGTTATCTCGAGCGTCAGATGTCTCAAGACCACGGCAGAAGCAAAATGTTCTG TCAAATTCAGATGATAATCATTCCCATTTAGATAAGAAGAGTGGTTTGAAGGGAATTCCATGGAAGGACTTCTCAAGAAGTGGAATTAATCTCGGGAAGGATCAGGATCATTCAACAATGGTTAGGACATCCGGAAAGAACATGTCTGGAAAGGAAGGAGACAAATCTGAACCAGTCCGTAAGAGCAAGCGCGTACCCAAGAGGCGTGTACTTGATGGAGAGTTCGGagatgatgaggaagatgatgaGATTCGGTATCTGGAGAATCTCAAAACATCGAAGGTTACTGGAGGAtttagagaagaagatgatgaagagtcAAGCAGGAAACATAGAAAACTATCTGTAGTTTCCAGCATTGATAATGCCGGTCCATCAAGGTCAGGCAAAGACCTAAAGAGGAAGTCAAGAACTGATAGAGTATCTGGAGACACTGATTATGAAGAGGAAAATTTATTATCTGATGGTGAGCAGCTTGAAGGtaaaaagaaggagaagaaggaagctGTTGAGCCTTTGTTAGATGGTAAGAGGGAAATGGTTCTCACAACACGCCAACGTGCCCTTCAGTCGAGCAAAGATGCCTCGTCATCCCTGGGTTCAAGCTTAATTGAATTTCCAAATGGATTACCACCTGCAGCACCTAGAA AACAAAAAGAGAAATCTACAGAATATGACCAGCAGATGAAGAAAGCTGAGGCTGCTCAGAGACGACGAATGCAAATTGAGAAGGCTACTCAAGAATCTATG GATGAggctataaaaaaaatacgtGGCCAAGATTCCGGTAGGAAAAAGAAGGAAGACAAAATAAAGAAGCGTCAAGAAGAACTGGCACAG GAGAAGGCTGCTAATGCTATGGCGCTTGCATCAAGCACAATTAGATATGTGATGGGCCCAAACGGCACTACGTTGACATTTCCAGATGATATGGGTCTCCCCAGTTTATTTGACCCTAAACCTTGCAG CTATCCTCCTCTTCGTGAGAAATGTGCTGGTCCTTTTTGTACGAATCCGTACAAGTATAGGGACTCTAAATCGAAGCTTCCTCTTTGCAGTCTTCGGTGCTACAAGGCTGTCCAGGATAAGACAGAAACAGAAACGACGTGCTAA